The genomic window ATAGCGTTTGAGAAATatgatttaacattttaacagatatgatttttgtattttgatgCTACTACTACTACTGGAAACTTGTCAGTTCTCGGTATGGTAAAGTTGACGATGAATGCACAGATCGTTGcaagaatttaaattatatatttgatacatTACAAACTAGGCATTCTTCAAagagtagaaaaaaaaattaaatcttagTCAGTAGAGCTTCCGTTTAGCCGGCATTGTCGCCAACTTTATGGCATGGTATATAACTTTGAGGTGCAAattcgatttccggcaaaacaaTATCGTTTTGATTAGGCAAAGAAAGCTAacttatacaattaaattttcaatattagATGAAGACATATTTGCGATCATTATGTATTAGTGGTAAAATAATAACCTACTAATAATTTGATTGCTGTAGTTATAAGTAAAACTTATAACAAttctattatttgtataaaaattaaaaagaattatGTGTAGTTTTGTCTGTTTTTTGCTAAATGACTTGTTATTAATTGTGGTTGCttctttgtattattttaacatgttttcttttttatgttGTGTTACTGTTAATAGTCGGTGCAAGGAGATTAATTATAGGTTCAATGtttgtgtaataaaaaatatattatatactatataatggtattttaaataatatatgttctAATACTTTACCAACGCCCAATTGCCCAAAGAAGCTGTGATAACACCATGACATTTCTCGTCCTCATTTAATACGGACAACGCGTAAAACGCTTTTCTTTCATTACAGCTGtgattaagaaattttaattgcatgACATAAAAAGTAAGTTATCAGTTTGTATGTGGTATTGTTGGATTTAAGAGTGATGGTCTATTAGCCATTCCAAGCAGGTGTGATAATTGTTGTGGTGCGGTTTGTCCACAAATTACATGGcaacaaaattatttcgagttattttacgcttatttaaaataactcgAAATGATTTTGTTGCCATGTAATACGTCGTCGTCAAACGGCAAACACTTTAAGCACCTATTTCTATCTTTTCGCTTTCGAgtcgataaataataattttaaacaagttgaagatttattttcatttcagAGCTCCTGACAAGACACAAGACCATACCAATGTTTCATACTACAAACCACGGAGGTTtacaaatgtaatatattattatttatattattctgtaaaataatattaaaaaatataacaaaaacttaccTGCCAGTTTGATAAAATATCTCAACTTTATAGAATATTTCCATATCAAATTTAGCACAACATTTTGATcgctgaaatatattttattttacaaataacgTGTATTTAGCAAGAAGTTATTTTTGCTGCAATTGTGTTCAGGTAACAGCTTAAAACTTTCTAAAGTAAAAAACTTTCATTTATCTCTTCAAAGAAAAGATAACGTTCTAAAATgaacaaaatacattttattaaaaaaaattaatactaagCTTAGGAACGATAGACTGGTAAGTTCATTGacattagtaatttaaaacgaaACATTTATGTAATTGTTCTAAAACAGTTAAGTTTGTTCATAGTTTCTTTATTCAAcctattttgataaaattgtttgagataaactaactttattttcgtgttatattaaatttaccaCTAGAGGAGTCCTTGGTATTTCTTCACTTATCGCACGGTAAGCAGTTAAGATATCTTTATATGTTATTGTTTTTGGAAAATCAGGATCGCAAGACGGATCTATTTGTTcttcctgaaaaaaaaatcttttaaaacttcGAGTACTTTGTATTACTTCTTTGTATATCatcataaaaattgttatttcgttcgtcaaaaaaatattgttttataaacatttacgGATAATTGACTTCGCTGATAATACGAGATTTACCCCGATGCTTTTAGGAggtagaatataaaaataaaaatctctttGTTTCTTTtgagatatttaaaataagttctTTTTAATTCGATCTTGTACTTTATGATGCATTTCTATAATTCGATTAACCACAGGTGGCATTATTTTATACCCCAGCAAATAAATATCACATAAAAAGTATGATACAATGCCTATGCCTGTGCCTACAAAAGTAGAAAAGTTAcacgtaatttttattttcactgtTTTTTTAGCTTCTTATTTCTGTATGGCTTGTCTGGAAGTTAATTTTCGGGAGAGTTTCAGTAAAGGCCGATTttcattatcttagtgtttagcagagtgctttaggatagtactttagttgaaacatgtaaacgctacttgctttattACGGTTCTActtcaagttgaatcaaaatagaatcgctttttattcccacgcccgcgcaccccccgagatcttccctcgttgtgtgtaaacacgtaatttagtaaaatctttaggagagtgcataagtgccgggaaacgcgtgcgtgttttttgatttttaaagatggctaaatggtcggaagatacaactatcaaatttgtgtctgaatatgttgttcacgaatgtttgtagaacgttaaaaacaatttatacaaaaacaaacaggctaggcattcggcatacactgccttaaaagaagctattttgtttattatttatattaagtttatttatttcgaataaaatctcgtcttctatttgttccataactacagttagtattttgcgtagaatagagcgtatttgccgacgtcgttgcgcgttcattgtggcgctgtaatgatactctactggaagaaatgtaaacgttcactcgcaacgcactaaagcactaaagaacaatgcctttcaagttgtactaaaatactctcctaaacactaagataatgtaaatcggccttaagatgTGCATCTCCTAGCAGATTTTTACTTTTGTTGTTGTTTGTAATCTAAATACGGtgttagaaattattatacaacatGGTCTACTCAACAAAGTGGCGGTAGGCTAAGTCGCATGCCTGCAAGAAGAATGATCAGTTACACACGCAGATATACTGCCGTACATGATATACCTATTCCGTTACCACTATGTTAAGTGACAATTATATAGTTAAAGCTAGTATATAAGTACTTACTGAAGTAGGACACCAAGGGGTAGGACAGACAGGTTTTCTTTTAGCCAATACTGCGGGAGCTTCACCTAAAGATTCTTTCAGCGGTTCTTGTTCAAATTTAAGTTTAGGGAGTTTTTCCATAGTAGAATTATgtaattaacttaatatatGTAGATTGATTTGTTATAGAgccataatattattatatgtgtGTATggattttcataataaattattgtttaattaagacatttttattgcaatttatttatttatacgaaCCACTTGCGACAGCTTAACTGTCACACTACATTGTTGACTACATCGGGTTGCACAGAGgggttaattttgtttattctaagattaacataaataatacagattatataaacattcaaatttaatgcTTGATTTTAACTTTGACGTAAGGGGCTTAAGACAATCACTTCAGGACACGACCCACTACTGGCAAAGGAATTGGTATGAGAATGATATTAGCTCATTCTTTGTCACGTCACCATTTCCATACATATTCGTGTGGTGTTAATAGGTCACGCATGTCGCAAAGTGATTTTGTCCTAAGCACTACTTTAAGTTCATGGTCAAGGTCAAGTAAAATATGGTTCCTATCATACCTTTTAATTATAGCGGAGATTAATCTGCTCAATAAAACCAATGTCTACACGtttatatcttatttataaacaagatgtaacaagttttttttatataaaattgtttattcattaaaatatatatcagtTACTTTATGGAAACACGGAAAACACTATTTCTGCATACAAACTGGGTTGGGCGCCAAACATGGTCCGCGTCGGGCACCTGGAGATTTTGCCTGACTATCACCCATTTCTGGGAAGTAATAATGCTTGAATTGTTTCTTTACTTGTTCAACAAGTTCTTTAGTGTGGTCCCAACCCCTGGTTTCAGCTATTACTTTAAGCtgaaacataataaatttctataataaaatgtagaaGATGTAAGACAACTATACATTCAAACAGTAGCATCTTTTATGCTCAAATTTGGCCTCCGATTTCTGGGCACTTTATAGGCACGCCTATAAAGAGATCGCCATCCTGTTGATGTTGCATCGTCGACTTTTGGGACTTAGCGTGGTATTTTTCACGTTGTGTTGTTCCTTTACCGAATGCGCAGGCACGTTGCAAACCTATCCTCCACTATATTGACGCACAAATGCTCACCTCACAGCTAAAGATGTCTCCTTTGACCCAAGCTCTCTCAGGAATACAATCCCGAAGTGTTACTCCCAGGTTTGCCATCATTCCACATAACTCTGCCATACCTCCAGGACGATCGGTGACGGTTACTTTGAATTTAACTAGTCGTCCTTCAGCAGCCATCCCACGCTCTAAGGCCCGGGCAAGAATTGTTGTATCGATGTTACCACCACTTAGAACACAGACAACTCTGTAAAATAATCTCATCTTGAACTATATCAAAATACAATAGATTTTTGCAATGATGATTATTGCAAAAGTTTAAAATCACctgtaaaatatatgattcAAGAAAATCTAGAAAAGGgttttaaaagaattaatgGGTAACTTTTGATATTGCTACATAGAACAACGAATGATTGACTAACTAATGATAGCAGTAATATAAGATCAAGgtttataatatgtagttCTAACTCTGGATCGCCAAAGTTCTACAGTCAACTTTATTCAAAACTAGCAAAcccggcgaactccgtttcgcctccagatggcttcgttttatgtaacatttcgtttggtgatcccgcttttctgttgaaaatttccctgaattttctttgctataaacctcacggagcccgagacctttccaacgaatgcaaaaccgtggaaatcggttcgcgcgttctggagttatagcgtcaggaaggaaaacccgacttatttttatacagtAAGATATGCTAACTTTTTCCCTTTGAGGTTCGGAAACAATCCCGCCATGATTGATGCAATGGTGACTGCAGCACCGCCTTCAACCACAAATCTTTCCTCCTCAACGACGTGCATTATAGCACGAGCTACCCAATCTTCTTTAACGACCACCTTTGTGaacataatattgattttaatataaagttgtaataaaaaaccctcattaatttatatatcttcATACTTCTCTATATATTAATTCTCTACtatattaaacacatttagCGGTTGATTTGAAGGACCAATGCACTGCTGACATTtgtaaagctttttattttattgttaaaatttagtgttatttataacattaccaataaaatttaaatataaatattttatgcagAAGAAACTAACTTTCACAAGTGGTTTTACCggattattttgataattgaGTAAATCTTAGTAAAAGTTAGTTAACgcataagttttattaatattgctaaatttcttagTCTTATTCAAATGATTTTTACCCGACCGCTGCTGGAATTTTATGATAAGTATTTTACAATTGTTATCGTTTATGAGTTAATACATAGATATATACagaataatgttatttgtaagaaaattaatttaatccaCACGAGAAAGAGCACTAACCATTTTATCCATAAGaccttttaaattgtaaaacgtATTTACGCCGACCATGTTAACAGCTAACCCATCAGCTATTGTTGAATCGATTGTTATAGCTACTCtctcattttttttcaaagcTTCGACCATACTACAGGCTTTTTCTGTACAAATTCCCTGTAAATTGAATCGTGactgaattttaattatgtaatttcaTGTTTTTCAGTAGATGAGGTAGGCCACggatttcatataataaatcatCGACTGAAGATGGAAAGTCTTAAGCATGCGGTATGCTAAAGAATCTAAGAAAAGGCGTAAATATGTGAGACGTTACATAGACTTCAGCATCCGGTTTCAAATGTTTCACAGCAACTGCAATGCCGCAAGCCAAACTGCCACCTCCAACAGGGACTAAAACCGCATCTACTCCTTGAACTTGTTCCATTATTTCAATACCTATAGTTCCTTGACCGTCTATAACATGAGGATGATCATAgctgaaaaaatattggttgtttgtaaagtatgtttacgatcgagatgtttacgtgataacgtcttattggtgatataagtttttgggaagtaaggaattaatgaagataaaatttttttcaaattttaaattacatctatcgttttattcacacttttgatgataaatttcgggtgtaaaatgacaagtttacttattcgactatgatatacatttttcttcatacattcacggaatgactggcagcgctcgagatgagacgggagatcggtccgtctctctctcgttatacctgcgatcgtgctcgtgaggttttggtgtgacacaagtttctgaacatgtcacccgactaaaacgattttaaagacgttatcacgtcaaaaaatcaAGACAAGTATTTTCTTCATGTATCATTAACTAGGTTAATCCATTATGCTTATGTAAAAATTTCGCAGCTACCGACCATTGCTTTAGCAAAGGtcgtttagtaaaaaattatcGGTGCGTCATACCCATTAACATATCGCATTTTCTTTTCCTTAGCTATACCCATTCCAAAGCGTTTCGCTTCGGCAATATTATTGCCATGTAGTAATAGCTTTGCACCAAATTTTTCACATTTAGAAATCTTCGTGATAGGTGCCTGTATTGGCATTACAATTATACAAGGGATTCCCATAAGTGTTGAATGGTAGGCGAGAGACAATCCGTGGTTACCAGTCGAGGCTGCTATCACGCCAGCTCTTTTTTGTTCGTCGTTAAGTAACATTAGGGTGTTTCTTACACCTCGCTCTTTAAAACTGAAAATATAAACACGGAACTTGGCATTACATTGACTACAACATCATATCATCGAAACTATATTTAATCACGACTAGTACAACAGATAaggttataattttaatacttcgcaagataaaatttaaaaatgattctaAGTTACCAATCAGGCGTACTATCTCCCTAACCTAGCCGATATGATGGGTCTAAAATCAGTGAATTTGGTAAAGTATACAAAAGTTTACCATCCAGTGTATTGCATGAATTCttgtttaagataaatttcCATCCCAAGTCTGTCAGACATAAGTGCCctctgaaatatattttgttcattgaaaatatcttaatttttgtttttttattgaaataataagaaGATGTATATTTACAGACGTTAGTTAGATTTGGAAAGCGATAAACTAGAATACTAACCGTGCAGGACGTCTTTACAACAAATCCAGCAATTCTTTTCGATGCAGCCAGTATGTcgtcatatttaatttttcgtggATTGTTAGGGTCGCAGAACTCGTCAAATTCTACGTCCTACGACACATGTAATAGTAACTATAAACTATTAACTA from Pieris napi chromosome 12, ilPieNapi1.2, whole genome shotgun sequence includes these protein-coding regions:
- the LOC125054426 gene encoding L-threonine dehydratase catabolic TdcB-like, with translation MQDDVEFDEFCDPNNPRKIKYDDILAASKRIAGFVVKTSCTRALMSDRLGMEIYLKQEFMQYTGCFKERGVRNTLMLLNDEQKRAGVIAASTGNHGLSLAYHSTLMGIPCIIVMPIQAPITKISKCEKFGAKLLLHGNNIAEAKRFGMGIAKEKKMRYVNGYDHPHVIDGQGTIGIEIMEQVQGVDAVLVPVGGGSLACGIAVAVKHLKPDAEVYGICTEKACSMVEALKKNERVAITIDSTIADGLAVNMVGVNTFYNLKGLMDKMVVVKEDWVARAIMHVVEEERFVVEGGAAVTIASIMAGLFPNLKGKKVVCVLSGGNIDTTILARALERGMAAEGRLVKFKVTVTDRPGGMAELCGMMANLGVTLRDCIPERAWVKGDIFSCELKVIAETRGWDHTKELVEQVKKQFKHYYFPEMGDSQAKSPGARRGPCLAPNPVCMQK